A window of the Pedobacter frigiditerrae genome harbors these coding sequences:
- a CDS encoding glycosyltransferase — protein sequence MQNLAPISLFVYNRPQHTERTLKFLKQNELAADSRLFIFSDGAKSTADEDKVAEVREFIKKVDGFKSVEIIESKTNMGLANSVIAGVNKLTSTYGQVIVFEDDLISSPYTLTYFNEALNRYRDEEKVMHIGAYMYALKDDTLPESFFYRAATSWGWATWARAWQNFEPNIDTLIEQFDSKKRNAFSIENTMNFWKQMEGFKSGKNNSWAIRWYASIFLKGGLTLNPSQSLVNNIGHDGTGIHSGMSDIYNVIINPQPIKEFPTVVVENQKAYQAIKHFLANRKGSLWARIKRYIKERLN from the coding sequence ATGCAAAATCTTGCCCCAATTTCTTTATTTGTTTACAATCGCCCTCAACATACCGAGCGTACTCTAAAGTTTTTAAAACAGAACGAACTAGCAGCAGATAGCAGATTATTTATTTTCTCTGATGGAGCAAAAAGCACAGCTGATGAAGATAAAGTCGCCGAGGTTAGGGAGTTCATTAAAAAAGTTGATGGGTTTAAATCTGTAGAGATTATAGAAAGTAAAACCAATATGGGTTTGGCTAACTCTGTAATTGCTGGCGTAAACAAATTAACTTCAACTTATGGTCAAGTTATTGTTTTTGAAGATGATTTAATTTCTTCTCCATATACATTGACCTATTTTAATGAGGCTTTAAATCGCTATCGCGATGAAGAAAAAGTAATGCATATTGGTGCTTATATGTATGCTTTGAAAGATGACACCTTACCAGAAAGTTTCTTTTATAGAGCAGCTACGAGCTGGGGTTGGGCAACTTGGGCAAGAGCTTGGCAAAACTTCGAACCAAATATTGATACCTTGATAGAACAATTCGATTCTAAAAAGAGAAATGCTTTTTCTATAGAAAACACCATGAACTTTTGGAAACAGATGGAAGGTTTTAAAAGTGGCAAAAATAACTCTTGGGCCATTAGATGGTATGCTTCCATATTCTTAAAAGGCGGATTAACCTTAAACCCTTCTCAATCATTAGTCAATAATATTGGACACGACGGAACAGGTATTCACTCTGGAATGAGCGATATTTATAATGTGATTATTAATCCGCAGCCAATCAAAGAATTTCCAACCGTTGTTGTTGAAAACCAAAAGGCTTATCAAGCTATTAAACACTTTTTAGCCAATAGAAAAGGGAGTTTATGGGCGAGGATTAAAAGATATATTAAGGAGAGATTGAATTGA
- the upp gene encoding uracil phosphoribosyltransferase — protein MIFDLSRTNSIANTFIAEMRDETIQKDSMRFRKNLERLGEFFAYEISKSLTYTEIETQTPLGIAKSKILKEQPVLATILRAGLPMQQGLLNVFDKADCAFITAYRKTKKSGDFIIQMEHISAPDLEGKTVILVDPMLATGLSMVLCAKELINRYKIEKLHIVAAIASTEGIKHVRANLPKADLWLGAIDEEMTSKSYIVPGLGDAGDLAFGIKS, from the coding sequence ATGATTTTCGACTTAAGCAGAACAAATTCTATTGCCAATACCTTCATTGCCGAAATGAGGGATGAAACGATTCAAAAAGATTCGATGCGTTTCCGCAAAAACTTAGAACGGTTGGGAGAATTTTTTGCTTATGAAATCAGTAAATCCTTAACTTATACGGAAATTGAAACCCAGACACCACTTGGCATTGCTAAAAGTAAGATTTTAAAAGAGCAACCCGTATTAGCCACTATTTTAAGAGCTGGTTTACCGATGCAACAAGGCTTGTTAAATGTGTTTGACAAGGCAGATTGTGCATTCATCACTGCTTATCGCAAAACCAAAAAAAGTGGAGACTTTATCATCCAGATGGAGCATATTTCTGCACCTGATTTAGAAGGGAAAACGGTAATTTTGGTCGACCCAATGTTGGCCACAGGATTAAGTATGGTACTTTGTGCCAAGGAATTAATTAATCGTTATAAAATTGAAAAACTACACATTGTAGCCGCCATCGCAAGTACAGAAGGCATCAAACACGTCAGAGCTAACTTACCTAAAGCAGATTTATGGCTAGGTGCTATTGATGAGGAAATGACCAGTAAATCTTATATTGTTCCTGGTTTGGGCGATGCTGGAGATTTGGCTTTTGGAATTAAGTCATAA
- a CDS encoding DUF6702 family protein — MAAIYSKLLLALMIFPFFLEPSVKHPLHVSTTEIEFNSKEKNLEISCRIYTDDFETVLAKQFKTKVDLNKPAMHKAMDELVKKYMNTNLQYKINGKNLTATYVGFERDNEATNVYLEIENVTSLQSLSLSNSILYDLFDDQMNILHAVKAGTRKSVRANYPNKGLNVTF; from the coding sequence ATGGCAGCTATCTATTCAAAATTGTTACTTGCTTTAATGATTTTTCCATTTTTTTTGGAACCATCAGTTAAACATCCACTACACGTGAGTACAACAGAGATAGAATTTAACTCTAAAGAAAAAAATTTAGAGATTAGCTGCCGCATCTATACTGATGATTTTGAAACCGTGTTGGCAAAACAGTTTAAAACAAAAGTTGATTTGAATAAACCAGCCATGCATAAAGCAATGGATGAACTGGTGAAAAAATACATGAACACTAATCTTCAATATAAAATTAACGGGAAAAATCTAACTGCTACTTATGTGGGTTTTGAGCGAGATAATGAGGCTACAAATGTTTATTTGGAGATTGAAAATGTAACTTCCTTGCAAAGTTTAAGCTTAAGCAATAGCATTTTGTATGATTTATTTGATGACCAAATGAACATCCTCCATGCTGTAAAAGCTGGAACAAGAAAAAGTGTAAGGGCAAATTATCCTAATAAAGGATTGAATGTTACCTTCTAG
- a CDS encoding flippase, producing the protein MKLPFLKGFDEQALNKYLKNTGWLMFGKVLGLAASLVVTRYLGPELFGDLSFVLALVTITGAVGALGLDTFIIREIINEPNKRDEILGTALCLRLITNSALIPITIGIYLIFHYFSATPGDNLSTFVVLLSFISVFKSFNVIDAYFQSQVQSKYVVHVQNSCLFITTGLKFAVVLLGLPLIYLVLVLVFDAFILATGLIITYQNKGISIFNWSFNKTRGIKLLKQSFPLILSAVMVTVYMKIDQVMLKSVGSAAVGIYGAAANLSEAWFFIPTSIISSVFPAIINARKTDLERYQKRLKNLYDLLVLISLPVAIFISIFANDIIHLIYDTKFEGAGPMLSIHIWSGIFVFLGVASSQFLLAEGYTKISFYRTLTGAIINVLLNLWLIPLYGGVGASIATLIACFISTFYLLFIPKTRQQGIMMLKSLFLVSAFQKIFKR; encoded by the coding sequence ATGAAGCTACCATTTCTAAAAGGTTTTGACGAACAAGCATTAAACAAGTATTTAAAAAATACGGGTTGGTTAATGTTCGGGAAGGTTTTAGGCTTAGCAGCTTCACTTGTTGTTACCCGTTATTTAGGCCCAGAATTATTTGGCGATTTAAGCTTTGTATTGGCATTAGTTACCATAACGGGTGCTGTGGGTGCCTTGGGTTTAGATACATTTATCATTAGGGAAATTATAAATGAACCTAACAAACGTGATGAAATATTGGGTACAGCTTTATGCTTAAGGTTAATTACCAATAGCGCTTTAATCCCTATTACAATTGGTATTTATTTAATATTCCATTATTTCTCAGCCACACCAGGAGATAATTTAAGCACATTTGTTGTATTGCTTTCCTTTATTTCGGTGTTTAAATCCTTTAACGTAATAGATGCCTATTTCCAATCTCAAGTACAGTCAAAGTATGTTGTTCATGTACAAAATAGCTGTTTATTTATTACAACAGGGTTGAAGTTTGCAGTGGTATTGCTGGGCTTACCCTTAATATATTTAGTGCTGGTATTGGTATTTGATGCCTTCATTTTGGCAACTGGTTTAATCATCACTTATCAAAATAAGGGCATTAGCATATTTAATTGGAGTTTTAATAAAACAAGGGGCATTAAACTATTAAAGCAATCTTTCCCATTGATATTGTCTGCAGTGATGGTTACGGTTTATATGAAAATTGACCAAGTAATGCTGAAATCAGTTGGAAGTGCAGCCGTTGGTATTTATGGCGCCGCAGCAAATTTAAGTGAAGCTTGGTTTTTTATTCCAACTTCAATTATTTCTTCTGTTTTTCCAGCAATTATAAATGCTCGTAAAACGGATTTAGAACGTTATCAAAAACGTTTAAAAAATCTTTACGATTTATTGGTTTTAATCAGTTTACCTGTAGCCATCTTTATCAGCATATTTGCTAATGATATTATTCACCTTATTTACGACACGAAATTTGAAGGCGCTGGACCAATGTTGTCTATCCATATTTGGTCGGGCATTTTTGTATTTCTAGGAGTAGCAAGTTCACAGTTCTTGTTAGCAGAAGGTTATACCAAAATCTCTTTTTACAGGACTTTAACGGGCGCAATTATTAACGTTTTGCTTAATTTGTGGTTAATTCCTTTATATGGTGGCGTTGGCGCATCTATCGCTACATTAATTGCCTGCTTCATCTCCACATTCTATCTTTTATTTATCCCCAAAACACGCCAACAAGGAATAATGATGTTAAAATCACTATTTTTGGTGTCTGCATTTCAAAAAATATTTAAACGTTGA
- a CDS encoding YjjG family noncanonical pyrimidine nucleotidase, whose protein sequence is MTKHIFFDLDHTIWDFDRNAQETLLELYEVYQLKTLGLQSAIEFIERYTENNHRLWQQYHLGEITKEHLRQERFRKTFLDLGIKPEHVPHQFEDDYVRISPTKTNLFAGAEKVLAYLQKKYQLHIISNGFKETTLTKMHLSGLNPYFTNVIISEDVGVNKPNKLIFEHALAKASATKEESIMIGDSLEADIRGAQDFGLKAIFFNPLNAEKPDDVEWQIFHLEELLNHF, encoded by the coding sequence TTGACTAAACATATTTTCTTCGACCTTGACCATACCATTTGGGATTTTGACCGCAATGCACAAGAAACTTTATTAGAGCTTTATGAAGTTTATCAATTAAAAACTTTGGGCTTGCAATCGGCCATTGAATTTATAGAAAGATATACCGAGAATAATCATCGCCTTTGGCAACAATATCATTTAGGAGAAATTACAAAGGAGCATTTAAGGCAAGAGCGTTTTAGGAAAACATTTTTAGATTTAGGCATCAAACCAGAGCACGTTCCTCACCAATTTGAGGATGATTATGTAAGAATTAGTCCGACCAAAACTAACTTATTTGCTGGGGCTGAAAAGGTGTTAGCTTACCTTCAAAAAAAATATCAATTACATATTATTTCTAACGGATTTAAAGAAACTACGCTAACTAAAATGCATCTTTCTGGCTTGAATCCATATTTCACAAACGTGATAATCTCAGAGGATGTTGGAGTAAACAAGCCTAACAAACTCATTTTCGAACACGCTTTGGCTAAAGCATCAGCCACTAAAGAAGAAAGCATCATGATTGGAGATAGCTTAGAAGCAGATATTCGCGGTGCGCAAGATTTTGGACTGAAAGCTATTTTTTTTAATCCGCTAAATGCAGAAAAACCTGATGATGTAGAATGGCAAATTTTTCATTTAGAAGAGTTGTTAAATCACTTTTAA
- a CDS encoding class I SAM-dependent methyltransferase, with translation MSNLLTDRDFWVKYWESKTDLSVVIPENYLFHRQLADIVQKQNVKTAIELGGFPGYYAVFLKKYLKLDVTLLDYFVHPPITQQLLKTNDLAVDDIHIIETDLFKYQPEKQYDLVLSCGLIEHFNDTADIINRHIAFVKPGGTLFITLPNFNAVNGWFQKNFDKDNYDKHNIDCMNPALLAQICKDAGLEVIQSRFFGGFSVWLENEKQKSAGVRLLKKSIWVAGKVFSKIFPFDSKQLSPYIILEARKK, from the coding sequence ATGAGTAATTTATTAACCGACAGAGATTTTTGGGTAAAGTATTGGGAAAGTAAAACTGATTTGTCGGTTGTAATACCAGAAAATTATTTATTTCATCGCCAACTGGCTGATATTGTACAAAAACAAAATGTGAAAACAGCGATAGAATTAGGTGGTTTTCCTGGTTATTACGCAGTTTTTCTGAAGAAATATCTAAAACTCGATGTTACACTATTAGATTATTTCGTTCATCCTCCTATTACACAACAATTGCTAAAAACAAATGATTTGGCAGTTGATGATATTCATATCATCGAAACAGATTTATTTAAATATCAGCCCGAAAAACAATATGATTTAGTACTTAGCTGCGGTTTAATTGAACACTTTAATGATACGGCAGATATTATAAACAGACATATTGCTTTTGTAAAACCAGGTGGAACATTGTTTATCACTTTGCCAAACTTTAACGCTGTAAATGGCTGGTTTCAAAAGAATTTTGATAAGGATAATTACGATAAACATAATATCGATTGTATGAATCCAGCTTTGCTTGCCCAAATTTGTAAGGACGCAGGCTTAGAAGTTATTCAATCTCGTTTTTTTGGAGGCTTTAGTGTTTGGCTGGAGAATGAAAAGCAAAAGTCAGCAGGAGTGAGGTTACTTAAAAAGTCAATTTGGGTTGCCGGAAAAGTATTTTCTAAAATCTTTCCATTTGATTCGAAACAATTATCTCCTTATATTATTTTGGAGGCTAGGAAAAAATAA
- a CDS encoding DUF2442 domain-containing protein, producing the protein MVIEINKADYLEDFKIRFVFSDGQERTIDFTDFLQSAKNPMTKKYLDKKEFKNFKIEFGDIVWNDYEMCFPIWDLHEGNL; encoded by the coding sequence ATGGTTATAGAGATTAATAAAGCAGATTATTTAGAAGACTTTAAAATTAGATTTGTATTTTCTGATGGGCAGGAACGTACGATTGATTTTACTGATTTTTTACAATCTGCTAAAAACCCAATGACTAAAAAATATTTGGATAAAAAAGAATTCAAAAATTTCAAAATTGAATTTGGAGATATTGTTTGGAACGATTATGAAATGTGTTTCCCTATTTGGGATTTACATGAAGGAAACTTATAA
- a CDS encoding DUF4160 domain-containing protein, translating to MPKLYEYLGLIILFYSNEHKPIHVHGKYQGMESKAEIIFVDGVFKEIRITDVKGKKPLDKKNLKNFSTFVEAYKLDIVNKWIEFFVYNKAIEPEIITKKL from the coding sequence ATGCCAAAATTATACGAATATTTAGGTTTAATAATCTTATTCTATTCCAATGAACATAAGCCAATTCATGTACATGGGAAATATCAGGGTATGGAAAGTAAAGCTGAAATAATTTTTGTTGATGGTGTTTTTAAAGAAATTAGAATCACAGATGTTAAAGGCAAGAAACCTTTGGACAAGAAAAACCTAAAGAATTTCAGTACTTTTGTAGAAGCGTATAAGCTTGACATCGTGAACAAATGGATTGAATTTTTTGTTTACAACAAAGCAATAGAACCAGAAATCATTACTAAAAAACTATAG
- a CDS encoding polysaccharide deacetylase family protein has product MPLLIYTPKVTPRIKYIFNFIFREILICDFEFTSIAADFAKSSLPKISYNDLPLGDEPFFGCSPLLLKHKLEPIDVNLTVFGDQQVPFKVENGALPFDVFAASFYFLSRYEEYLPFEADEHQRYPAEVSLQYKLAILKTPIIDNWAIILKNILVKKFPNLTFGRRKFQFVPTVDVDRAFQFKSSGLIKNTARIIKAAVNLNTDKIVDILKTGLGQNDPFDTYEYLTEIHTQYRLKPIFFFLLARKGHEEYDQNINPEDDAFKTLISDISQNAQIGIHPSYASNTETKKINEELIALQEITQKKIDASRQHFLKIHLPQTYLQLIKAGINHDYSMGYASQVGFRAGTCTSFFWYDLQLEKQTYLKVHPFAVMDVTLQQYLKLKPIEAIAKVDELMSNVKLVNGTFCSLWHNESLSESGKWKGWKAVYDEMLKNSLD; this is encoded by the coding sequence ATGCCTTTGTTAATTTACACACCTAAAGTTACTCCTCGAATAAAATATATATTCAATTTTATTTTCAGGGAGATTTTAATTTGCGATTTTGAATTTACTAGCATTGCTGCAGACTTTGCTAAAAGTAGCTTACCTAAAATTAGCTATAATGATTTGCCATTGGGCGATGAACCTTTCTTTGGTTGCTCTCCTCTATTATTAAAACATAAGCTTGAGCCAATAGATGTTAACCTTACTGTATTTGGTGACCAACAAGTTCCTTTCAAAGTTGAAAATGGGGCATTGCCATTTGACGTTTTTGCCGCTTCGTTTTACTTCTTGAGTAGATACGAAGAATATTTACCATTTGAAGCAGATGAACATCAACGCTATCCTGCTGAAGTAAGTTTACAATACAAATTAGCTATTTTAAAAACCCCAATAATTGATAATTGGGCCATTATTTTAAAGAATATCTTGGTCAAAAAATTCCCCAATCTAACATTCGGCAGAAGGAAGTTTCAATTTGTGCCAACAGTTGATGTAGATAGGGCTTTCCAATTTAAATCGAGCGGCTTAATAAAAAATACTGCTCGAATAATTAAGGCCGCTGTAAACTTAAACACCGATAAAATTGTTGACATACTTAAAACGGGCTTAGGTCAAAATGACCCTTTTGACACCTATGAATATCTAACCGAAATCCATACTCAGTATAGGCTTAAACCAATTTTCTTTTTCTTATTGGCTAGAAAAGGTCATGAAGAATATGACCAGAACATAAACCCAGAAGATGATGCCTTTAAAACCCTAATAAGTGATATTTCTCAAAATGCACAAATTGGTATTCATCCATCTTATGCTTCAAATACTGAAACGAAAAAGATAAATGAAGAGCTGATTGCCTTGCAGGAAATAACGCAGAAAAAAATTGATGCTTCTAGGCAACATTTTTTAAAGATACATTTACCTCAAACCTATTTACAATTAATAAAAGCCGGAATTAATCACGATTATTCGATGGGTTATGCTTCTCAAGTTGGCTTTAGAGCAGGTACTTGTACTTCATTTTTTTGGTATGATTTACAACTAGAAAAACAAACCTATTTAAAAGTACACCCATTCGCTGTGATGGATGTGACTTTACAACAATATCTAAAGTTAAAACCAATCGAAGCCATTGCCAAAGTGGATGAATTAATGTCGAATGTTAAATTGGTAAATGGAACATTCTGTAGCTTATGGCATAATGAATCGCTTTCTGAAAGTGGCAAATGGAAAGGCTGGAAAGCTGTTTATGATGAAATGTTAAAGAATTCTTTGGATTAA
- a CDS encoding DinB family protein, which translates to MNTSRVYKSITKIVNAYKAKLATKSEEDFVLTPINGGWSYSEVYSHIFDSSLLSLMALNNCIKGDGEKKPAHFATIMILFFGALPPGKKYKVPKRLAERVKKINLMGAEQFMTDFELQLIQVLPQIKKADPKIRTKHPRLGYLNAGQWLRFIEIHLNHHLKQLVRIEKGFKKQKV; encoded by the coding sequence ATGAATACATCCCGTGTTTATAAATCGATTACGAAAATAGTAAATGCTTATAAGGCTAAATTAGCTACAAAAAGCGAAGAAGATTTTGTTTTAACTCCAATAAATGGTGGTTGGAGTTATAGTGAAGTCTATTCTCACATCTTTGACTCCAGTCTATTATCTTTAATGGCTTTGAATAACTGCATAAAGGGTGATGGAGAAAAAAAACCTGCTCATTTTGCAACAATAATGATTTTATTTTTTGGTGCTCTTCCTCCTGGAAAGAAATATAAAGTACCTAAAAGATTAGCCGAAAGGGTTAAAAAAATTAACTTGATGGGTGCTGAACAATTTATGACAGATTTTGAATTACAACTGATACAAGTTTTGCCTCAGATTAAAAAAGCAGACCCAAAAATCAGGACAAAACATCCGAGATTAGGTTATTTAAATGCAGGACAGTGGCTAAGATTTATTGAAATCCACTTAAATCATCATTTAAAACAATTAGTAAGAATAGAAAAAGGGTTTAAGAAACAAAAAGTATAA
- a CDS encoding HupE/UreJ family protein encodes MPLTDFLFYFKLGWSHIVSLDALDHQLFILALVTVYTSKNLKQVLILVTAFTIGHSLTLLLSVLDMIRFSSKWVEFLIPCTIFITALSNLFKKDFSRKAVNTNYYLALLFGLVHGMGFANSVRMMLAKDQNIGWGLFGFNVGLEVGQIAFVIIILCATWVGLSFFRIKRRDWVIFLSAAVFSLALKMALERIPY; translated from the coding sequence ATGCCATTAACAGATTTTCTGTTTTATTTCAAGTTAGGTTGGTCGCACATTGTGAGTTTAGATGCCCTAGACCATCAATTATTTATACTGGCGCTAGTAACTGTTTACACTTCTAAAAACTTAAAGCAGGTTTTAATTTTGGTTACTGCTTTTACAATTGGACATTCCTTAACTTTATTGTTAAGCGTTTTAGATATGATTAGATTTTCAAGCAAATGGGTAGAATTCTTAATACCTTGCACCATATTCATTACAGCACTAAGTAATTTATTTAAAAAGGATTTTTCGAGAAAAGCAGTAAATACAAATTACTATCTTGCATTGCTGTTTGGGCTAGTCCATGGAATGGGATTTGCAAACTCGGTAAGAATGATGTTGGCCAAAGACCAAAATATTGGCTGGGGCTTATTTGGTTTTAATGTGGGTTTAGAAGTTGGACAAATTGCTTTTGTCATCATCATTTTATGCGCAACTTGGGTCGGATTATCTTTTTTTAGAATCAAAAGAAGAGATTGGGTTATATTTTTATCAGCAGCCGTGTTTAGCCTGGCTTTAAAAATGGCTTTAGAACGAATTCCTTATTAA
- a CDS encoding FkbM family methyltransferase, producing MSKFKALATLVSKPKRLNALLSYGHKGYLATIGWFTAFDTHQAVDAAGEPLPWVTYSFIDFIKTRLTKDLSIFEYGSGNSTLFYAKRVKRVVSVEHDEAWFNKIVQEKATNAEMIFTHLEKGGEYSKKAALLGEKFDVIIVDGRDRVNCSKNSVEALTPNGVLVLDDSEREIYQEARTFLTEKGFKELPFTGISPGLFYNKATSIFYKADNCLGI from the coding sequence TTGAGTAAATTCAAAGCATTAGCAACATTAGTAAGCAAGCCGAAAAGGCTTAATGCCCTTTTATCTTATGGTCATAAAGGATATTTAGCCACCATCGGCTGGTTTACGGCCTTTGATACCCATCAAGCGGTGGATGCAGCTGGAGAACCTTTACCATGGGTAACTTACTCCTTCATCGATTTTATCAAAACCAGATTAACAAAAGACCTTTCGATTTTTGAGTATGGCTCTGGAAATTCAACTCTGTTTTACGCTAAAAGGGTTAAAAGAGTAGTTTCAGTTGAGCACGATGAAGCTTGGTTTAATAAAATTGTACAAGAGAAAGCAACAAACGCCGAAATGATTTTTACTCATCTAGAAAAAGGTGGAGAATACAGCAAAAAAGCTGCTTTACTTGGTGAAAAATTCGATGTGATTATTGTTGATGGCAGAGACCGAGTTAATTGTAGTAAAAACAGTGTTGAAGCTTTAACACCGAATGGTGTGTTGGTTTTAGATGATTCTGAAAGAGAAATTTATCAAGAAGCCAGAACATTTTTAACTGAAAAAGGATTTAAAGAATTACCATTTACGGGCATATCTCCAGGATTGTTTTATAACAAGGCAACTTCTATTTTTTACAAGGCAGATAACTGTTTGGGCATTTAA